The proteins below are encoded in one region of Deinococcus detaillensis:
- the sucC gene encoding ADP-forming succinate--CoA ligase subunit beta yields MKLHEYQGKEILRQFGVNVQDGKVAYTPDEVRTIAREYGQPVVVKAQVHVGGRGKAGGVKFSPTIDKAFENAEKILGMDIKGLTVNKVLVTKAVDIDAGVEYYVGMIVDRNVQSFTLMASAEGGVEIEEVAAATPEKIIHHRVDPVTGLRPYEAREVAIKAGFKGNLNKIADMMVKMSKAALERDAVLVEINPLFIDADGTPLALDTKFEIDDNAMYRHQDLLSWRETEAEHPLEIEAAKYGFAYVKLDNGNVGVLGNGAGIVMTSLDVVNRAGAKPANFLDIGGGAKAEIVYNAVKLVSKDSDVKAIFINIFGGITRADEVAKGVIQALNEGILTKPVRMRIAGTAETEAKALLAEVNSPLIQMYPDMFQAAEAAAADANKADSNTAGDKK; encoded by the coding sequence GCGTCAGTTCGGCGTCAACGTGCAGGACGGCAAAGTGGCCTACACCCCCGACGAGGTGCGCACTATTGCCCGCGAGTACGGCCAGCCGGTCGTGGTCAAGGCGCAAGTCCACGTCGGCGGGCGCGGTAAAGCCGGCGGCGTCAAATTCAGCCCCACCATCGACAAGGCTTTTGAAAACGCCGAGAAGATTCTGGGCATGGACATCAAGGGCCTGACCGTCAACAAAGTGCTCGTCACCAAAGCGGTGGACATCGATGCGGGCGTGGAATATTACGTCGGCATGATCGTTGACCGCAACGTGCAGAGCTTCACCTTGATGGCTTCCGCCGAGGGCGGCGTGGAGATCGAAGAAGTCGCCGCTGCCACGCCCGAAAAGATCATTCACCACCGCGTCGATCCCGTGACGGGCCTGCGCCCTTACGAGGCCCGCGAAGTCGCCATCAAGGCCGGATTTAAAGGCAACCTCAACAAAATTGCCGACATGATGGTCAAAATGAGCAAGGCCGCTTTAGAGCGCGACGCCGTGTTGGTGGAAATCAACCCGCTGTTCATCGACGCCGACGGCACGCCCCTGGCGCTCGACACCAAGTTCGAGATCGACGACAACGCCATGTACCGCCACCAAGATTTGCTGAGCTGGCGCGAAACCGAAGCCGAGCACCCCCTAGAAATCGAAGCGGCCAAGTACGGCTTCGCTTACGTCAAGCTGGATAACGGCAACGTGGGCGTGCTGGGCAACGGCGCAGGCATCGTGATGACTTCTCTGGACGTGGTCAACCGCGCCGGAGCCAAGCCCGCCAACTTCCTCGACATCGGCGGCGGCGCAAAAGCCGAGATCGTTTACAACGCCGTCAAACTGGTCAGCAAAGACAGCGACGTCAAAGCCATCTTCATCAACATTTTCGGCGGCATCACCCGCGCCGACGAAGTGGCCAAAGGCGTGATTCAGGCGCTGAACGAAGGCATTTTGACCAAGCCAGTACGCATGCGCATTGCCGGAACCGCCGAGACCGAAGCCAAAGCGCTGCTGGCCGAAGTCAACAGCCCCTTGATTCAGATGTACCCCGATATGTTCCAAGCCGCTGAAGCCGCTGCCGCCGATGCCAACAAAGCAGACTCCAACACCGCCGGAGACAAGAAATGA